A stretch of Triticum aestivum cultivar Chinese Spring chromosome 1D, IWGSC CS RefSeq v2.1, whole genome shotgun sequence DNA encodes these proteins:
- the LOC123181995 gene encoding RAN GTPase-activating protein 2 yields the protein MESTAEGLQPRTFSVKLWPPSESTRLMLVERMTKNLSAECIFSRKYGILSKEEAHENAKRIEEVCFASAEEHFKKEPDGDGSSAVQLYAKETSKLMLEVLKKGPRTTEEPEAPVVDTPLEPADTVFDISGGKRAFIEAEEAKELLSPLTKPGNSYKRICFSNRSFGIGAANVAGPILESIKSQLTEVDISDFVAGRPEDEALDVMRIFSKALAGSVLSYLNISDNALGEKGVRAFTELLKSQGDLEELYVMNDGISEEAAKALSELIPSTEKLKVLHFHNNMTGDEGAMPIAEMVKRSPNLESFRCSATRIGSDGGVALAEALGTCTRLKKLDIRDNLFGVEAGVALSKTLPKLGGLVELYLSDLNLENEGTIAIVNVLKQSAPQLEVLEMAGNEITAKAAKAVAECLTAMQSLKKLTLAENELKDDGAVTIAKSLQEGHPDLKELDVSTNLFQRSGARCFAQAVTNKPGFVLLNINSNFISNKGVDEVKEILKGGKNSLEVLGPLDENDPEGDPEDGEDEEDGEDADDEEKDGDDNGDGGLGSKLQGLKVEEED from the coding sequence ATGGAATCAACAGCGGAAGGTCTCCAGCCCCGAACATTCTCCGTCAAACTGTGGCCACCGAGTGAAAGCACTCGTCTGATGCTTGTAGAGAGGATGACCAAGAACCTGTCCGCTGAGTGCATCTTCTCTCGCAAGTATGGCATTTTGAGCAAAGAAGAGGCTCATGAGAATGCTAAGAGGATCGAAGAGGTGTGCTTTGCTTCTGCGGaggagcatttcaagaaggagccTGATGGTGATGGTAGTTCTGCTGTCCAGCTATACGCAAAAGAAACTAGCAAGCTGATGCTTGAAGTCCTGAAAAAAGGCCCAAGGACAACCGAGGAACCAGAAGCACCTGTTGTTGATACACCTCTTGAGCCTGCTGATACTGTGTTTGACATATCTGGTGGCAAGCGCGCTTTCATTGAGGCAGAAGAAGCAAAGGAACTTCTCAGTCCACTAACAAAACCAGGAAACTCGTATAAAAGGATTTGTTTCAGCAACAGGAGCTTTGGTATTGGTGCTGCCAATGTTGCTGGCCCAATTCTTGAATCAATAAAATCGCAGCTCACAGAGGTAGATATCTCAGATTTTGTCGCTGGAAGACCCGAGGACGAAGCCCTTGATGTGATGCGCATATTCTCCAAAGCTTTAGCAGGGTCTGTACTGAGTTACCTGAACATCTCTGACAATGCTTTAGGTGAGAAGGGTGTGCGAGCATTCACAGAGCTGCTGAAATCACAGGGCGACCTGGAAGAGCTATATGTTATGAACGATGGCATATCAGAGGAAGCTGCAAAAGCTCTATCTGAGCTTATTCCTTCAACTGAGAAGCTTAAGGTTCTCCACTTCCACAACAATATGACTGGTGATGAAGGTGCTATGCCAATTGCTGAGATGGTTAAGCGTTCTCCAAACCTAGAGAGCTTCAGGTGCTCCGCGACAAGGATAGGCTCTGATGGTGGAGTGGCACTGGCTGAGGCATTAGGGACATGTACTCGTCTGAAGAAACTTGATATCAGGGACAACTTATTTGGTGTGGAGGCAGGGGTAGCTCTCAGCAAAACCCTTCCAAAGCTCGGTGGCCTCGTTGAGCTCTATCTCAGTGACCTCAATCTTGAGAATGAGGGTACAATAGCAATAGTGAATGTCCTCAAACAGTCAGCGCCTCAGTTGGAGGTCCTTGAAATGGCAGGAAATGAAATAACTGCCAAAGCAGCCAAAGCTGTAGCAGAATGCTTAACGGCAATGCAGTCGCTCAAGAAGCTGACCTTAGCTGAGAATGAGCTGAAGGATGATGGAGCAGTGACAATCGCAAAATCTCTGCAGGAAGGTCACCCGGATCTGAAGGAGCTTGACGTGAGCACGAATCTGTTTCAGAGGTCTGGAGCCCGGTGCTTTGCTCAAGCAGTCACAAACAAGCCAGGTTTCGTGTTGCTGAACATCAATTCGAATTTCATCTCCAACAAAGGGGTCGATGAGGTGAAGGAGATCCTGAAGGGAGGCAAGAACTCGCTGGAGGTGCTTGGCCCGCTGGATGAGAACGACCCCGAGGGGGACCCTGAAGATGGCGAGGACGAGGAGGATGGGGAGGATGCCGATGACGAGGAGAAGGACGGGGACGATAACGGCGACGGTGGCCTGGGCTCGAAGCTGCAGGGCTtgaaggtggaggaggaggactag